AGCTGGAGGATTTCTTCGCCGGCATCATGACAGTGCCTGTCCGGGCAAGGGCCATGGCGCCCTTGGCATAGGATTCAGTTGTGCAGAACAACAATCGGATCGTTAAAAGGCCCGCTCATGCCATCGATTCCGTGGAAAATGCGCTCCGCCTACTGGTACTACTTCAGGAGCGCGAGTCAGTGCGCATCGTTGACGCCGCCAAGGATCTCGGGGTTGCCCCCTCTACGGCCCACCGGCTGATGGCAACTCTTGTCTACCGGGGGTTTGCGCGGCAGGATGACCATCGGAGATACCTGGCAGGGCCCAACTTGCGCTTAGACGCAAGCCAAAATCCGACGCACACTCTGGTTGCAGCGGTCCGCCAGCCCTTGCAGGAGCTCGCCACGGCAACAGGCGAGACGGCGAATCTGGTCGAACTGGTGGGTCGGAGCGCCGAATTCCTTTACAGCGTTGAAGGTCCGCAATTGTTACGGATCGGCGATCGTGCAGGGAGCGTACTGCCGGCAAATATCTCGGCCGGAGGATTGGCTGCGCTGTCTGGTCTCCCGGAATCTAGTGTCGCCGAGTTGTTCCGTGGTGGGCCCACCCGCAGAGGTGGAAGCGGACTGAACGCCCACGAACTACCGCGTCTGTTCACTGAACTCTCTCAGGTCCGGGCCAGAGGGTATGCCCTAAATCTGGGCCGCACAGAGCACGAGTTGGCCGCCGTCGGCGCTCCAGTTAGATTGTCGGGTCAGCACAGAGCATTGGCGATTTCCCTGAGTGCACCGCTATCCCGTGCCGAAGAGTTGCAAAGCCCTCGGGTAGTCTCTTTGCTCATTGGAGCCTGTGAGCAGATCGGTACCGCACTTCTTGACACCATCGAGGCACCGAGTAGAAATTAAACACGCGAACCCGCTGACATCAGGAGGTTCGCGTAGGCACTGTGCCCGAGGGGCTCAACCAGACTTTCTCGCTTGAAAAAAGGGAAGTTGCGAGTTGATGCGGCAGTTATCGGTTGGCGTCATAGGAGTTGCGGGAACATTCAACTTCTTCAATATGGGCCTCAACCCATCTTCTCTTCCCAGGCCGAAGACATCTTCTGGGGCTAGGGCCACCTCTGCCCCAAAGACTGCTCCGACTGTAACGGGAAGGCCCAGGGAAGCGGCAACGTCTGGCAGCCGCCCCCGGAATCTCGGCACCACTCAAACACGAGAACCCCCTGTCACCAGGGGGTTCTCGTCGATTTTGCCAGAGGTGGGCATCGATTATGCCTCGGTGACGCTCACTGTGAACTGATTGGGCCCACTTCGTGTGACCCTCACGAGGTCTCTCGGCGCATTGGCCTTTGTGGAAACGTGCGCAATCGCAGTTTCCAAGGTGAGGTCGATCGTGGAGGGGTCCCAGATCTTCAGGGTCAGGGAGTTGGATTCAAAGTTCATGCGCCATTGCTTTCTTTGATTGATTTCCGGCTGCCTCCTCATTGAGACAACATCCTCAGCCTATGCGAGCAAACCCCCTAAAGGGTCTAGGTGTGACTGAGAACATAGCCAGTCGTTGGCCGTGATCTGCAACGACGTCATGTTTGGTAAAGAAGTCACACATATGCCCAATAATGAGAGCTCCTCTCTCCACGGAGCTAAGGTTTGCGTTTCTTTGCCGATGGCGGCTACGCGGTCGGTGGGGTCAAGGTCCTCCTCCATCGCCGGTCGAGATGCACCGATGGATGACAGCTCCAAGCCCGTTCGAAGTTGTTAGTCTGCCGTGTACGTGACGGCCGTCGACCTGCCGGTGCCGCCGCAAGACCTGCGCAGCATGATTACGTCCATGAAGCGTCCTTCCGATGCGACCAACACGTTCTCGGGGCAGCCTAAGCCCACTCATGGGATCCGCGGCCTTTCGGAGTTAAGGATGCTCCGAGCAGCTGGCCGGCCGTGCCGCGTGCGGCCATCCGCATTGGCTCCCCATTGGTGATTGCTTGGCTCACGGGGCAGACTTCCATAAGTCTGATGGCAAGCCTGGGCTCATCCACTTCGCTGTATGGAAGCGGGCATGGCCCCGTGGCAGGCGGGCATGCTGGTGCTCGCTCGCGGCACCATCGCCCATTACTCGCAAGCGTTGAGGTCAGCACGGGAGCAGGACGCTCAGCACCGCGCTGCGGGACATCAACCGCCAGCTGCATCTGCTGTTTGCCGAAACTGTGCGGGCCGCTGGGCGAGGGGCCCTGAAGGTCCGGCCGTGACGGAAGAGGCTGTCCGTCTGGCTTTCATCGCAGCCCACGTGGCGCCCACTGCGGCGAGTGGCGAGGCAATTCCGCTGGGCGCACCCGGCCCTTGGCGGGCTCTGCGCGACTGGCTGCGGCCCGGAGCCGACTCGCAGGCGGACAACGGGTCGCCAGCGTGCCCGCCCTTCGGTTGGCCCGGGGCGTGGACACGACTATCGGCAGGGTGATTGCCCTAATCGTGTTCGTTATGCTGAATCCTCGCTCCACGGTGACCAGAATCGCCAAAGCACTGGCTGCCTCGGTGACGCCTTGCGCTGCTGCGGTCGGCGCCGTGTGCTGGCGATACGTGTGCTGGCCGCTACCAGTAACCAGCTTGCGCGGCTGGCCCGGCGTGAGCTGCAGTCAGCGGTATTCAACCTTGGTGAGGCATACGCGACGGCGGTGCGGACCGGCGCGGCACTTGAGCCCCTGCCGCAACTGCCGCGATTCCTCACGCAGGCAGCCGCAACTCTCAACGATTCACTCACTCTGCGAACCCTTTGAGGATTGGAGCCCCAAAAGATGGGGCCTGCACGGTCCGTCTCATGCGGCATCTTGAGGTCTGGACTCAACGCTCAGTTGCCAAAAGCCGGTGGTGCCACCTCGTCAGGCTGGGCATCCTCTTCATCCTTGGACCTCTGGGACGGCCCGGTGAGAATGATGGCCGCGATGGCCACCACCACCATGAACACGTTGAACGGCGGCCCCTCGGCCCCGCCAAAACGCAGGCCCACGTTGTCCTGACGGCACCATGGTCAATCGGGTTTCTAGATCGCCAATTGAATCCCTACTGTGATTCATCTTTCAACCATTGGAGTATGGGGCACGGCAAATGCCACATTTGGGGATTCAACCGACCCAAATCGGCTAGGGACCCAAGGGGATCTTAGGGATCTTGCGGATCTCGTCGCGTTGCCGATCATTGAATTTCGGTGACAGCCTCAAAGGTCGGGATGCGACGGCCGGCCAGCCTCGAATTGATCTGGGCTCTCGCAATCCGGTCGATTGCTCGGGCTGCCCGGCACCGGGTAGCCACATCGCGACTGACTCCGCTGTTTGCGGCTAGGCGCTTGCCGAATCCACCGTCTTTCCCTGCGAACGGGACGCTGGGGCGTCAACGGGGAGGTGCAGCATCCGGGTGGCGGAAGAGTCCGTCGAATAGCAAACCGACAAGATTCGTTGCTACGCGTTCCGGGTCAGTGGGGCGGCCTGGTTCCAGCTTCGAAGCCGTTACATGGAACCAGGCCGCCCCGAACACGAAATTGACTGTGAGGCCAGTGTCCAGGAGGTTTTCGAATATTTGTGCCCAGGGCGGGATTCAAACCCGATTTTCGCCCTTGCAAACAAAGGGAAGTAGCGAACCACCGCGATAATACGGCCCGGCGCGACGAAGTCCGGGCCAGTCCGACAGGAAAAGTGCTGACACTGCCAAAACGCCATGTGAGTACTCTGGCATGTTAAGGTCCCACCGATACTGGACCTGCTGGTCCCATTCTTAGGTGGTATCCGGGACATGCCAAGTCATCGAGCAACGAGCGCAATAGCGTACTCTGTGCCTCAACAATCCCGAAGATAGCTGCTCTGATATGGCATGACTCCACGCCTCATTGTTCAAGCTCCCGAAACCCGCAGAAGAGAAACGTGGCTGCCCCATGACGATGGTGCAGATGGTGGCGGGAAACGTGGATGGCCCCGGATCGCTTGCCGTGAGGACTTCGAACCCGCCAGGGAATAGGACAACCGGAACAATGCTCCACCACCCCGGCGAACGCGCGGTGCACCCATGTCCAGGTCCCGTCGTCGGCCTGCAGAATGAGCGTTGCGGCGAGCGCCGGCCCATCGAACCTCCATTGAAGTACCACGGTATGACAGTGGTGGGCCCGGCAATGACCTGCGGCAGCCAAGCAAGCCAGCTGAAACCGCAAGTGAGGATCACCAAGATGACTATCGCAGCGCGCGGCCGGCGAGCGTTTGTGCTGGCGGCC
The Arthrobacter alpinus genome window above contains:
- a CDS encoding IclR family transcriptional regulator → MQNNNRIVKRPAHAIDSVENALRLLVLLQERESVRIVDAAKDLGVAPSTAHRLMATLVYRGFARQDDHRRYLAGPNLRLDASQNPTHTLVAAVRQPLQELATATGETANLVELVGRSAEFLYSVEGPQLLRIGDRAGSVLPANISAGGLAALSGLPESSVAELFRGGPTRRGGSGLNAHELPRLFTELSQVRARGYALNLGRTEHELAAVGAPVRLSGQHRALAISLSAPLSRAEELQSPRVVSLLIGACEQIGTALLDTIEAPSRN